In one window of Posidoniimonas corsicana DNA:
- a CDS encoding ABC transporter ATP-binding protein: protein MSNFSRALRIALRLRVNVAACIATSLMVAALWALNLAAVWPIVDAVMQNMSVPQWIDAQVAEINQEINAHEVELQNLESQAAAAAPEEQESLNWRLAQADERLATDHARLARVEWVRPYAEMLPDTPFETLGVVCAAVLVGTLVKNFFRVLNIVLVVRLGARSALELRNEFYRRVLRLDMADFSDSGRGDLMTRCTSDLEALQIGIQSVFGEALREPLKMIACFIGAAFISWRLLLLTIIVVPIAGVAISWLSKALKRANRRAMEDLSSIYETLTETLGSIRVIKAFTNEPAERARFGASARTFYGRQMKIAWYGSLVSPVTENLGVAMVVLAAMSGGYLVLNEQTSLLGLPISDAPLTHGQMSMFFAMLIGMSDPARRLSNVFNSIQRASASADRIYQVLDREPRILDPPNPQPLKSPVGVIDFQDVCFRYDPAKPVLTNVNLTVRRGETIAIVGPNGCGKSTLLNLLPRFYDVDAGSISLDGVDLRDVRIRELRKRIGIVSQQAVVFNDTVAANISYGAPSATQEQIEEAARQAYAHGFITNKLAHGYDTVIGPGGNRLSGGQRQRITLARAILRNPEIMILDEATSQIDVESERLIHQALDKFIRTRTTFLITHRPSTLTLADRVVVMDRGRIDDIGTPDELLSRNELFRSFCHVSYRESA, encoded by the coding sequence ATGAGTAACTTCTCCCGAGCGCTCCGGATCGCGCTCCGTCTGCGGGTGAATGTCGCGGCCTGTATCGCCACCAGCCTGATGGTGGCCGCGTTGTGGGCGCTGAACCTGGCCGCCGTCTGGCCGATTGTCGACGCGGTGATGCAGAACATGTCGGTCCCGCAGTGGATCGACGCGCAGGTCGCAGAGATCAACCAGGAGATCAACGCCCACGAGGTTGAACTCCAGAACCTCGAGAGCCAGGCCGCTGCGGCGGCGCCCGAGGAGCAGGAGTCGCTGAACTGGCGGCTCGCCCAGGCCGACGAACGCCTGGCCACCGACCACGCGCGGCTGGCCCGCGTCGAGTGGGTCCGCCCCTACGCCGAGATGCTGCCCGACACACCGTTTGAGACCCTCGGCGTGGTGTGCGCGGCGGTGCTGGTCGGCACGCTGGTCAAGAACTTCTTCCGCGTGCTGAACATCGTGCTGGTGGTGCGGCTGGGCGCCCGGTCGGCGCTGGAGCTCCGCAACGAGTTCTACCGCCGGGTGCTGCGGCTCGACATGGCCGACTTCAGCGACAGCGGCCGCGGCGACCTGATGACCCGCTGCACGTCGGACCTCGAGGCGTTGCAGATCGGCATCCAGTCGGTCTTCGGCGAGGCGCTCCGCGAGCCGCTCAAGATGATCGCGTGCTTCATCGGCGCCGCGTTCATCAGCTGGCGGCTGCTGCTGCTGACGATCATCGTCGTGCCGATCGCCGGGGTGGCGATCAGCTGGCTCTCCAAGGCGCTCAAGCGGGCCAACCGCCGCGCGATGGAGGATCTGTCCAGCATCTACGAGACCCTCACCGAGACCCTCGGCTCGATCCGCGTCATCAAGGCGTTCACCAACGAGCCCGCCGAGCGGGCGCGGTTCGGCGCGTCGGCCCGCACCTTCTACGGGCGGCAGATGAAGATCGCGTGGTACGGCTCGCTGGTGAGCCCCGTGACCGAGAACCTGGGCGTGGCGATGGTGGTGCTGGCCGCGATGTCCGGCGGCTACCTGGTGCTCAACGAGCAGACCAGCCTGCTGGGACTTCCGATCAGCGACGCGCCGCTCACCCACGGGCAGATGAGCATGTTCTTCGCGATGCTCATCGGCATGAGCGACCCGGCGCGGCGGCTGTCCAATGTGTTCAACTCCATCCAGCGCGCCAGCGCGTCGGCCGACCGGATCTACCAGGTGCTGGACCGCGAGCCGCGGATTCTCGACCCGCCCAACCCGCAGCCGCTGAAGTCGCCGGTTGGGGTGATCGACTTCCAGGACGTGTGCTTCCGGTACGACCCGGCCAAGCCGGTGCTGACCAACGTGAATCTTACCGTGCGCCGCGGCGAGACCATCGCCATCGTCGGCCCAAACGGCTGCGGCAAGAGCACGCTGCTGAACCTGCTGCCCCGCTTCTACGATGTCGACGCCGGGTCGATCTCCCTCGACGGGGTCGACCTGCGGGACGTGCGGATCCGCGAGCTCCGCAAGCGGATTGGCATCGTGTCGCAGCAGGCGGTGGTGTTCAATGACACCGTCGCGGCCAACATCAGCTACGGCGCCCCGTCCGCGACTCAGGAGCAGATCGAGGAGGCCGCCCGCCAGGCCTACGCCCACGGCTTCATCACCAACAAGCTGGCCCACGGCTACGACACCGTCATCGGCCCCGGCGGCAACCGGCTGTCGGGCGGGCAGCGGCAGCGGATCACCCTCGCCCGGGCGATCCTCCGCAACCCGGAGATCATGATCCTCGACGAGGCCACCAGCCAGATCGACGTCGAGAGCGAACGGCTGATCCACCAGGCGCTGGACAAGTTCATCCGCACCCGCACCACGTTCCTCATCACGCACCGCCCCAGCACGCTGACGCTGGCCGACCGCGTGGTGGTGATGGACCGCGGCCGCATCGACGACATCGGCACGCCCGACGAGCTGCTCTCCCGCAACGAACTCTTCCGCAGCTTCTGCCACGTGAGCTACCGCGAGAGCGCCTGA
- a CDS encoding endonuclease/exonuclease/phosphatase family protein: MARRVLTDAANGLARVVALAGLFSILLTACGQLLGRLWWPLELPCHFTAYYAAALLIATPLFLLPGPHRRRRLGVAAAVALVLNVWLLSPYLLPAGVPSRDQLTVRVMTLNVLTSNQRHDDVLRLVEQVDPDVLALIEVDRSWMADLAPLFAKFPTAKTLPRSDNFGVALFSKLPTESLEVIELANSEVPSIRATLLFEGQPITVLATHPLPPIGAENARLRNDHLAAIAEWSLSTPGEQVVVGDLNVTPWSPYFRSLLNASRLNDSATGRWLRTTWRVGRNLIGIPIDHALHTDGLKVVDRQIGPDVGSDHRAVIVEFVSQK, translated from the coding sequence ATGGCCCGCCGGGTGCTCACCGACGCCGCGAACGGACTGGCGCGCGTTGTTGCGTTGGCGGGGCTGTTCTCGATCCTGCTGACCGCCTGCGGCCAGCTCCTGGGCCGGCTCTGGTGGCCACTTGAGCTCCCCTGCCACTTCACGGCCTACTACGCAGCGGCGTTGCTGATCGCGACTCCGCTGTTTCTCCTGCCGGGCCCGCACCGCCGCCGGCGGCTTGGCGTCGCAGCGGCCGTGGCGTTGGTGCTCAACGTGTGGCTGCTGTCGCCCTATCTGCTGCCGGCCGGCGTTCCCTCGAGGGACCAACTCACGGTGCGGGTGATGACGCTCAACGTGCTGACCAGCAACCAGCGGCACGATGACGTGCTGCGGCTGGTCGAGCAGGTAGACCCGGACGTGCTGGCGCTCATCGAGGTCGACCGTAGCTGGATGGCGGACCTGGCGCCGCTGTTCGCCAAGTTCCCGACCGCCAAGACCCTGCCGCGCAGCGACAACTTCGGCGTGGCGCTGTTCAGCAAACTGCCGACCGAGAGCCTGGAAGTGATCGAGCTCGCCAACTCGGAAGTCCCGTCGATCCGCGCGACGCTGTTGTTCGAGGGGCAGCCCATCACGGTGCTGGCGACGCACCCGCTGCCTCCGATCGGCGCCGAGAACGCCCGGCTTCGCAACGATCACCTTGCGGCGATCGCCGAATGGTCGCTCAGTACGCCGGGCGAGCAGGTGGTGGTGGGCGACTTAAACGTTACGCCGTGGTCGCCCTACTTCCGTTCGCTCTTGAACGCCAGCCGATTGAACGACAGCGCAACCGGCCGTTGGCTGCGCACGACTTGGCGGGTAGGGCGCAACCTGATCGGTATCCCTATCGACCACGCCCTCCATACAGATGGCCTGAAAGTGGTAGATCGGCAGATCGGTCCGGACGTGGGCTCTGATCACCGCGCCGTGATCGTGGAGTTTGTCTCCCAGAAGTGA
- a CDS encoding DUF1559 family PulG-like putative transporter, translating to MRAHRTRGFTLVELLVVIAIIGTLIALLLPAVQSAREAGRRSTCLNSMRQITLATQQYEMRMKRWPGGFERLAENGLSSANGEMFSTWAVVILPDLEYHQLHDLYAEGAAPDAFFDVMLCPSDDVKSRANAANSYVANGGMIGSALQQRSANGPFLNRAFDPNRAMLDGHWRDGREYTLVYSENLSASRFDMLGWSAFKPHSTQVGRIDFKHVEEQLDWQWSPLFLWSPSLSTNAYINDEDVECTGNKCIPIEMVTKLTFDRNTGIDWARTQALNARPSSNHPGGVNVAFAGGRGLFLQQGIDFNVVRALMTPNERKSNSPNPRIIIADSDFL from the coding sequence ATGCGCGCGCACAGAACGAGGGGATTCACGCTGGTCGAGTTGCTCGTCGTGATCGCGATCATCGGCACGCTGATCGCGTTACTACTGCCGGCGGTTCAGAGCGCCCGCGAGGCGGGTCGGCGGAGCACGTGCCTGAACAGCATGCGGCAGATAACACTTGCGACGCAGCAGTACGAGATGCGGATGAAACGGTGGCCCGGCGGATTCGAACGCCTTGCGGAGAACGGGCTCAGCTCAGCCAACGGCGAGATGTTCAGCACCTGGGCGGTGGTGATCCTGCCCGACCTTGAGTACCACCAACTCCACGACCTGTACGCAGAGGGCGCCGCCCCCGACGCGTTCTTTGACGTCATGCTCTGCCCAAGTGACGACGTGAAATCCCGCGCGAACGCCGCTAACAGCTACGTTGCGAACGGAGGGATGATTGGGTCGGCACTGCAGCAGCGGAGCGCCAACGGACCGTTTCTGAATCGCGCTTTCGACCCCAACCGCGCCATGCTGGACGGCCACTGGCGGGACGGTCGTGAGTACACACTCGTGTACTCTGAAAACTTGAGCGCTTCCCGCTTCGATATGCTCGGGTGGTCGGCGTTCAAGCCGCACAGCACGCAGGTCGGTCGAATCGACTTCAAGCACGTGGAGGAACAATTAGATTGGCAGTGGTCGCCCCTTTTCTTATGGAGCCCGTCGCTGTCAACCAACGCCTACATCAATGACGAGGATGTCGAGTGCACCGGCAATAAGTGTATTCCGATTGAGATGGTGACCAAGCTCACTTTTGACCGGAACACCGGGATCGATTGGGCGCGGACCCAGGCCCTCAACGCCCGCCCCAGTAGCAACCACCCGGGCGGGGTGAATGTGGCATTTGCCGGCGGGAGGGGGCTGTTTCTGCAACAAGGCATCGACTTCAACGTCGTGCGGGCGCTGATGACCCCGAACGAGCGTAAGTCGAACTCGCCAAACCCACGGATCATCATTGCCGACAGTGACTTCCTGTAG
- a CDS encoding DUF1338 domain-containing protein, with translation MSIDDFFANLWADYIASTPQAEKIKQAFEAKGERVVNDHVAFRTLALEPIRLKALEPHLLAVGYTPYEPYDFAAKKLSAYGYLPPGPELPRVFLSELRVDELSDASAKILRGLAEQVDAEKVKDPSILWSGRLWDPVSWDDYQTLLAESEYAAWMATIGIRPNHFTISVNYLEQHPEVEDVLRTVEGLGYQVNDSGGRVKGSPEVLLEQGSTMADRMKVPFADGQEREVPTCYYEFAKRYKTPSGELYPGFVAQSADKIFESTNVGKSGS, from the coding sequence ATGAGCATCGACGATTTCTTTGCGAACCTGTGGGCGGACTACATCGCGTCGACCCCCCAGGCGGAGAAGATCAAGCAGGCGTTTGAGGCGAAGGGCGAGCGCGTGGTTAACGACCACGTCGCGTTCCGCACGCTCGCGCTCGAGCCGATCCGCCTGAAGGCGCTCGAGCCGCACCTGCTGGCCGTGGGCTACACGCCGTACGAGCCGTACGACTTCGCCGCCAAGAAGCTGTCGGCCTACGGCTACCTCCCGCCGGGCCCGGAGCTGCCGCGGGTGTTCCTGTCGGAGCTGCGGGTGGACGAGCTGTCCGACGCGTCGGCCAAGATCCTCCGCGGCCTGGCCGAGCAGGTCGACGCCGAGAAGGTGAAGGATCCCAGCATCCTGTGGTCGGGCCGGCTGTGGGACCCGGTGAGCTGGGACGACTACCAAACGCTGCTGGCCGAGAGCGAGTACGCGGCCTGGATGGCCACCATCGGCATCCGCCCCAACCACTTCACCATCAGCGTGAACTACCTGGAGCAGCACCCCGAGGTGGAGGACGTGCTCCGCACGGTCGAGGGCCTGGGGTACCAGGTCAACGACTCGGGCGGCCGCGTGAAGGGCTCGCCCGAAGTGCTGCTCGAGCAGGGGTCGACCATGGCCGACCGGATGAAGGTCCCGTTCGCCGACGGCCAGGAGCGGGAGGTGCCGACCTGCTACTACGAGTTCGCCAAACGCTACAAGACGCCCTCCGGCGAGCTGTACCCCGGCTTCGTCGCGCAGAGCGCGGACAAGATCTTCGAGTCCACCAACGTCGGCAAGAGCGGTTCGTAG
- a CDS encoding saccharopine dehydrogenase family protein translates to MSESKHPVTILGAGKIGCGIARILHTSGRYEVFVADIAPDALERLKAETPVATGVLDVNNHSDLVATLKAHGSVLSALPFDQNVKVAQAALEAGVSYFDLTEDVATTQAIRDIAGEAAEGQIFMPQCGLAPGYIGIIAHDLCQRFDRLDRVMLRVGALPLYPTNMLKYNLTWSIDGLINEYCNPCEAIYGGEPSDLQPLEGLEHFALDGVDYEAFNTSGGLGTLCETLSGKVKTLDYKTVRYAGHRDLMMFLLHGLRMIDRRELLKELMEDAIPCTNQDVVLIFSTVTGWRNNRFEQIAYARKVYHGELCGQEASSIQITTASSACVVVDLHFGGKLPSKGFVRQEDVKLSDFEANEFGKPYATAKTVTAPTTPQPLAS, encoded by the coding sequence ATGAGTGAGTCCAAGCACCCGGTCACGATCCTGGGCGCCGGTAAGATTGGCTGCGGCATCGCCCGCATCCTGCACACGTCGGGCCGCTACGAGGTGTTCGTGGCGGACATCGCGCCCGACGCGCTCGAGCGGCTGAAGGCCGAGACTCCGGTCGCGACCGGCGTGCTGGACGTCAACAACCACTCCGACCTGGTCGCCACGCTCAAGGCGCACGGCTCGGTCCTCTCCGCCCTGCCCTTCGACCAGAACGTCAAGGTGGCCCAGGCGGCGCTCGAGGCGGGGGTCAGCTACTTCGACCTGACGGAGGACGTCGCCACCACGCAGGCGATACGGGACATCGCCGGCGAGGCGGCCGAGGGGCAGATCTTCATGCCGCAGTGCGGGCTGGCGCCGGGCTACATCGGCATCATCGCCCACGACCTCTGCCAGCGGTTCGACCGGCTGGACCGCGTGATGCTGCGGGTGGGGGCGCTGCCGCTCTACCCTACCAACATGCTCAAGTACAACCTGACCTGGTCCATCGACGGCCTGATCAACGAGTACTGCAACCCCTGCGAGGCGATCTACGGCGGCGAGCCGAGCGACCTACAGCCGCTGGAGGGCCTGGAGCACTTCGCGCTGGACGGCGTCGACTACGAGGCGTTCAACACCTCCGGCGGGCTCGGCACGCTGTGCGAGACCCTGTCCGGCAAGGTCAAGACGCTCGACTACAAGACCGTCCGCTACGCCGGGCACCGCGACCTGATGATGTTCCTGCTGCACGGCCTGCGGATGATCGATCGCCGCGAGCTGCTCAAGGAGCTGATGGAGGACGCCATCCCCTGCACCAACCAGGACGTGGTGCTGATCTTCAGCACGGTCACCGGCTGGCGCAACAACCGTTTCGAGCAGATCGCCTACGCCCGCAAGGTCTACCACGGGGAGCTGTGCGGCCAGGAGGCGAGCTCCATCCAGATCACGACCGCCTCGAGCGCGTGCGTGGTGGTCGACCTGCACTTCGGCGGCAAGCTGCCCAGCAAGGGCTTCGTGCGTCAGGAGGACGTGAAGCTGTCCGACTTCGAGGCGAACGAGTTCGGCAAGCCCTACGCGACCGCCAAGACCGTGACCGCGCCCACCACTCCACAGCCGCTGGCCTCGTAG
- the amaB gene encoding L-piperidine-6-carboxylate dehydrogenase, with protein MDIPAQLLPHQIHGCYPGVAIGGKYELGGGDKFSPASPVNGEAVCQSGAATAADVDAAVATAHGAFKAWRTVPAPVRGELVRRIGDEVRKNKSELAKLITLEAGKIPAEAEGEIQEWIDVCDFAVGLSRQLYGLTIASERPEHQLIEQWHPLGVVGVISAFNFPCAVWAWNSMIGLVCGDPIVWKPSEQTPLISLACHEMVVRAAKTMDEAPDALSCVVQGKADAGEALAKSADVPLVSATGSIPMGRAVAQTVAARLGRCLLELSGNNAMIVTETADLELAVRAIVFAAVGTAGQRCTSLRRLIVHPDIIDKLADRLVKAYATLPIGDPSKEGTLVGPLVGKPSMEKFLASIKAAQAQGGELLCGGEQVTDGVPGGCYVKPALIRMPEQTDVMREETFAPLTYLTTYDSLEHAIELQNGVAQGLSSAIFTSDVREAGRFLSPAGSDCGIANVNIGTSGAEIGGAFGGEKETGGGRESGSDSWKQYMRRSTNTINYGSALPLAQGIKFDV; from the coding sequence ATGGATATCCCTGCTCAACTGCTCCCCCACCAAATCCACGGCTGCTACCCCGGGGTCGCGATCGGCGGCAAGTACGAGCTGGGCGGAGGCGACAAGTTCTCGCCGGCATCGCCGGTCAACGGTGAGGCGGTTTGCCAGAGCGGCGCCGCCACCGCGGCCGATGTCGACGCGGCGGTGGCCACCGCGCACGGCGCGTTCAAGGCCTGGCGGACCGTTCCCGCGCCCGTCCGTGGCGAGCTGGTCCGCCGCATCGGCGACGAGGTCCGCAAGAACAAGTCCGAGCTCGCTAAGCTGATCACCCTCGAGGCGGGCAAGATCCCCGCCGAGGCCGAGGGCGAGATCCAGGAGTGGATCGACGTGTGCGATTTCGCTGTGGGCCTGTCGCGTCAGCTGTACGGGCTCACGATCGCCAGCGAGCGGCCGGAGCACCAGCTCATCGAGCAGTGGCACCCGCTGGGCGTAGTCGGCGTGATCTCCGCGTTCAACTTCCCGTGCGCCGTGTGGGCGTGGAACTCGATGATCGGCCTGGTGTGCGGCGACCCCATCGTGTGGAAGCCGTCGGAGCAGACGCCGCTCATCTCGCTGGCGTGCCACGAGATGGTGGTCCGCGCCGCCAAGACCATGGACGAAGCGCCCGACGCGTTGTCGTGCGTGGTGCAGGGCAAGGCCGACGCCGGCGAGGCGCTCGCCAAGTCTGCCGACGTGCCGTTGGTGTCCGCGACCGGCTCGATCCCGATGGGCCGGGCCGTCGCCCAGACGGTGGCCGCCCGGCTGGGCCGCTGCCTGCTGGAGCTGTCGGGCAACAACGCGATGATCGTCACTGAGACCGCCGACCTCGAGCTGGCCGTGCGGGCGATTGTGTTCGCCGCGGTGGGCACCGCGGGGCAGCGCTGCACCAGCCTGCGGCGGCTGATCGTGCACCCGGACATCATCGACAAGCTGGCCGACCGGCTGGTCAAGGCGTACGCCACGCTGCCGATCGGCGACCCGTCGAAGGAAGGGACGCTCGTCGGCCCGCTGGTTGGCAAGCCGTCAATGGAGAAGTTCCTGGCCAGCATCAAGGCCGCCCAGGCCCAGGGCGGCGAGCTGCTGTGCGGTGGCGAGCAGGTCACCGACGGCGTGCCGGGCGGGTGCTACGTGAAGCCGGCCCTGATCCGCATGCCGGAGCAGACCGACGTGATGCGGGAGGAGACCTTCGCTCCGCTCACGTATCTCACGACCTACGACTCGCTGGAGCACGCCATCGAGCTGCAGAACGGCGTCGCACAGGGCCTGTCGTCTGCCATCTTTACGTCGGACGTCCGCGAGGCGGGCCGGTTCCTCAGCCCGGCCGGCAGCGACTGCGGCATCGCCAACGTGAACATCGGCACCAGCGGCGCCGAGATCGGCGGCGCCTTCGGCGGCGAGAAGGAGACCGGCGGCGGACGCGAGTCGGGTTCCGACTCGTGGAAGCAGTACATGCGCCGCAGCACCAACACCATCAACTACGGCTCGGCCCTGCCGCTAGCCCAGGGCATCAAATTCGACGTGTAG
- a CDS encoding GNAT family N-acetyltransferase encodes MPTDPAREFTIAAEPSLSADEFVDVLRRSTLAERRPVDNADQIAGMLAHAHVVLTARTPEGALVGVSRAITDFHYCTYLSDLAVDVDYQGRGVGRRLIEETHAVAGRQTTLILLSAPAARGYYPHIGMEQHDSCWIIRPTAS; translated from the coding sequence ATGCCGACCGACCCTGCCCGTGAGTTCACCATCGCCGCCGAGCCCAGTCTCTCGGCCGACGAATTCGTCGACGTGCTGCGGCGTTCGACGCTGGCCGAGCGCCGGCCCGTGGACAACGCGGACCAGATCGCCGGGATGCTGGCCCACGCCCACGTGGTGCTCACCGCCCGCACGCCCGAGGGGGCGCTGGTGGGTGTCAGCCGCGCGATCACCGACTTCCACTACTGCACGTACCTGTCGGACCTGGCCGTCGATGTCGACTACCAAGGGCGCGGCGTCGGCCGGCGGCTGATTGAGGAAACGCACGCCGTGGCCGGGCGGCAGACCACGCTCATCCTGCTCTCCGCGCCGGCGGCCCGCGGGTACTACCCCCACATCGGCATGGAGCAGCACGACTCCTGCTGGATCATCCGGCCGACTGCAAGTTGA
- a CDS encoding DUF885 domain-containing protein, translating into MQQLLDDAWQFGMEEHPEFATHTGDHRYNDRLTKVSLADEQRRTEARAEFHDRAMAIDADALSGLDRINLALFKRQLTDDIAEHRFLSHLTPVSNRGGFHIEFPELPRDVPLRTVQDYDNYTARLRAFGAQADGNIELMREGVRRGVTMPAVILEGWEESVDPHIVDDPEESLLFGPFKEFPNTFSAEDKERLAAAGSDAIAQVVSPAYARFKRFMADEYVPNCRTNIGASALPDGRDFYRHRVRRFTTLDLTPEEVHQRGLSEVARIRGEMEAIVQQVEFEGDLQAFFEHLRTDPQYYAKTPKELLAECSYLLKKIDGQLPKLFGRLPRTPYGLREIPSYIAPKTTCAYYQPPAGDGAQAGFFCLNTYNLPSRPLYALEALSLHEAVPGHHLQIALQQEMEGLPNFRKYSGFTAYVEGWALYAERLGKEIDCYQDPYSDFGRLSMEMWRACRLVIDTGMHFQGWTRQRAIEFMSQNSALSEHNIRAEVDRYIGWPGQALGYKIGELKIRDLRAEAEERLGKDFDVRAFHDAVLETGAVPLDVLEEHISEWLDSQGAG; encoded by the coding sequence TTGCAGCAACTGCTGGACGACGCGTGGCAGTTCGGCATGGAGGAGCATCCCGAGTTCGCCACACACACCGGCGACCACCGCTACAACGACCGGCTGACCAAGGTCTCGCTGGCGGACGAGCAGCGGCGCACCGAGGCCCGGGCGGAGTTTCACGATCGGGCGATGGCAATCGACGCCGACGCGCTCAGCGGGCTCGACCGGATCAACCTGGCCCTGTTCAAGCGGCAACTCACCGATGACATCGCGGAGCACCGGTTCCTGTCACACCTCACGCCGGTCAGCAACCGCGGCGGGTTCCACATCGAGTTCCCCGAACTGCCCCGCGACGTGCCGCTCAGGACCGTCCAGGACTACGACAACTACACCGCCCGGCTGCGGGCGTTCGGCGCACAGGCCGACGGCAACATCGAGCTGATGCGCGAGGGCGTGCGGCGCGGCGTGACGATGCCCGCAGTCATCCTCGAGGGCTGGGAGGAGTCGGTCGACCCGCACATCGTCGACGACCCCGAGGAGAGCCTGCTGTTCGGGCCCTTCAAGGAGTTCCCCAACACGTTCTCCGCCGAGGACAAAGAGCGGCTCGCGGCCGCGGGCAGCGACGCGATCGCCCAGGTAGTATCACCAGCGTACGCCCGCTTCAAGCGGTTCATGGCGGACGAGTACGTGCCGAACTGCCGCACCAACATCGGCGCGTCGGCGCTGCCGGACGGGCGGGACTTCTACCGCCACCGCGTGCGGCGGTTCACAACCCTCGACCTCACGCCCGAGGAAGTCCACCAGCGTGGGCTGTCGGAGGTCGCCCGCATCCGTGGCGAAATGGAGGCGATCGTCCAGCAGGTTGAGTTCGAAGGCGACCTGCAGGCGTTCTTCGAGCACCTGCGGACGGACCCGCAGTACTACGCCAAGACGCCCAAGGAGCTGCTGGCGGAGTGTTCGTACCTACTCAAGAAGATCGACGGGCAGCTGCCCAAGCTGTTCGGCAGGCTGCCCCGCACGCCGTACGGGCTGCGTGAGATCCCCAGCTACATCGCGCCCAAGACGACCTGCGCATACTACCAGCCCCCGGCCGGCGACGGCGCCCAAGCGGGTTTCTTCTGCCTGAACACCTACAACCTGCCGAGCCGCCCGCTGTACGCGCTCGAGGCGCTCTCGCTGCACGAGGCCGTGCCCGGGCACCACCTGCAGATCGCCCTGCAGCAGGAGATGGAGGGCCTGCCCAACTTCCGCAAGTACAGCGGGTTCACCGCGTACGTCGAGGGCTGGGCGCTCTACGCCGAAAGGCTGGGCAAGGAGATCGACTGCTACCAGGACCCCTACAGCGACTTCGGTCGGTTGTCGATGGAGATGTGGCGCGCCTGCCGGCTGGTGATCGACACCGGCATGCACTTCCAGGGCTGGACGCGGCAGCGGGCCATCGAGTTCATGTCGCAGAATTCGGCGCTGTCGGAGCACAACATCCGTGCGGAGGTCGACCGCTACATCGGCTGGCCGGGCCAGGCGCTGGGCTACAAGATCGGCGAGCTGAAGATCCGCGACCTCCGCGCCGAGGCGGAGGAGCGGCTGGGCAAAGATTTCGACGTCCGCGCGTTCCACGACGCCGTGCTCGAGACCGGCGCCGTGCCGCTGGACGTGCTGGAGGAGCACATCAGCGAGTGGCTCGATTCGCAAGGAGCGGGCTGA